Proteins from a single region of Haloarcula laminariae:
- a CDS encoding L-lactate permease produces the protein MATAAQIIMGVLPLAVISFLMIGRYWSATRSMPIAWVVAGVVGYVGWDMTPRWIAAASLNGAITAVNILWIVFGAILLLYTLKQTGAFDAINAGFTSISDDRRVQVVLLVFLMGSFIESAAGFGTPAAIVGPLLVGLGFPPLAAVVVALTGNLMAITFGAVGTPLIIGLQDIFGSSESISAAVAAQGLSVEGWVAEIGLWAATHHVIVGMVLPFISVAMMTRFFGEERSIKPALEVLPLTLFAWLSFAVPYWLTAYFLGPTFPGLFGAMVGMAITVTALRAGYFHPDEEWDFAPKSDWPDHWIGDIKPGESTNRGTAVAADGGQVTAGDQKMSLVRAWTPYVVLAGLLVVTRVVDPLTSFLTSTLVLEWADILGTGMSNDFALLYLPGAIFVFVHLLTIPLHRMDGAEIKAAWLESVEKVTPAVIALVFAVATVQIMIQSGQSAGIDSMLVVLSETTADTAGGVYPFFAAAVGAFGAFLAGSNTVSDILFGTFQYNIATELGVSRTIVVGAQAVGGAIGNLVAIHNVVAALAVVGLVGEEGRVIRLELIPLTYYAVTTGILTLLFVYVLAPGVF, from the coding sequence ATGGCCACAGCGGCACAGATCATCATGGGGGTGTTACCCCTCGCGGTCATCTCGTTCCTGATGATCGGCCGGTACTGGTCCGCGACTCGCTCCATGCCCATCGCGTGGGTGGTCGCAGGGGTAGTCGGCTACGTCGGCTGGGACATGACCCCTCGGTGGATCGCCGCCGCGTCGCTGAACGGCGCAATCACCGCGGTCAACATCCTCTGGATCGTGTTCGGGGCGATACTGCTCCTGTACACGCTCAAGCAGACGGGCGCCTTCGACGCCATCAACGCCGGCTTCACGTCCATTAGCGACGACCGGCGCGTCCAGGTCGTCCTACTGGTGTTCCTGATGGGGTCGTTCATCGAGTCGGCGGCCGGCTTCGGGACGCCCGCGGCCATCGTCGGACCGCTGCTCGTCGGGCTCGGATTCCCGCCGCTCGCCGCCGTCGTGGTCGCGCTGACGGGGAACCTGATGGCGATCACGTTCGGCGCGGTCGGGACGCCGCTGATAATCGGGCTGCAGGACATCTTCGGCTCCTCGGAGTCCATCTCCGCGGCCGTCGCCGCTCAGGGGCTGTCCGTCGAAGGGTGGGTCGCCGAAATCGGCCTGTGGGCGGCCACTCATCACGTCATCGTCGGGATGGTGCTTCCGTTCATCAGCGTCGCGATGATGACGCGGTTCTTCGGCGAGGAGCGCTCTATCAAGCCCGCGCTCGAAGTGCTGCCGCTCACGCTGTTCGCGTGGCTGTCGTTCGCCGTTCCCTACTGGCTGACCGCGTACTTCCTCGGACCGACGTTCCCCGGCCTGTTCGGCGCGATGGTCGGGATGGCTATCACGGTGACCGCGCTGCGTGCCGGCTACTTCCACCCCGACGAGGAGTGGGACTTCGCGCCCAAGTCCGATTGGCCCGACCACTGGATCGGCGACATCAAACCGGGCGAGTCGACCAACCGGGGGACGGCCGTCGCGGCCGACGGCGGACAGGTGACCGCCGGTGACCAGAAGATGTCCCTGGTCCGCGCCTGGACGCCGTACGTCGTTCTGGCCGGGCTGCTCGTGGTGACCCGCGTCGTCGACCCGCTGACGAGCTTCCTCACCTCGACGCTCGTCCTCGAGTGGGCGGATATCCTCGGAACGGGGATGTCCAACGACTTCGCGCTGTTGTACCTTCCGGGGGCTATCTTCGTGTTCGTCCACCTGCTCACCATCCCGCTGCACCGGATGGACGGCGCGGAGATAAAGGCCGCGTGGCTAGAGTCCGTCGAGAAGGTGACGCCGGCGGTCATCGCGCTCGTCTTCGCCGTCGCGACCGTCCAGATAATGATTCAGTCCGGCCAGAGCGCCGGCATCGACAGCATGCTCGTCGTCCTCTCTGAGACCACGGCCGACACCGCGGGCGGCGTCTATCCGTTCTTCGCGGCGGCCGTCGGCGCCTTCGGGGCGTTCCTCGCCGGCTCGAACACCGTCAGCGACATCCTCTTTGGCACCTTCCAGTACAACATCGCGACCGAGCTCGGCGTCTCCCGGACCATCGTCGTCGGGGCCCAGGCCGTCGGCGGCGCCATCGGGAACCTCGTGGCTATCCACAACGTCGTCGCCGCGCTGGCCGTCGTCGGCCTCGTCGGCGAGGAGGGTCGGGTCATCCGCCTGGAGCTGATACCGCTGACGTACTACGCGGTGACGACGGGCATCCTGACGCTTCTGTTCGTCTACGTCCTGGCGCCGGGGGTGTTCTAG
- a CDS encoding ABC transporter substrate-binding protein has product MTDEEGVSRRRVLQGAGVAAVAGLAGCGGGDGSDSNSIELLHAWSDGDGNAAIGALIEGFQEAHPDIEFAEEPVNGAARSNLDQVVQNRLQSNDPPSTFQTWPGKTLEKFGDAYEDIEGDVWDQDMKDNYLEGPQAQAQMDGTFVTVPLNIHRINNLFYNANVLESAGVDPSNMSSPSDVVNACEQVEQNTDAVPFAQQTSGTWSTTQLWETILLAEGGIDGYEAFINGNGNRSEVKAALDSVVELEEYYPSDASSLSFTEANTMVMEGNAAFIHQGDWAAGAYSGNDEFNYGEQWGQVTYPGTEGSYLLNMDSFPFLANNPSPEATKTFLSYCGSSEGQVLFNAEKGSIPPRSDADVSSLNQFQQDQYDDFNNADNQPPSIEHGLAVAPGVKTNISDAFSSFLETSDASATADALIDAFN; this is encoded by the coding sequence ATGACGGACGAAGAGGGCGTCTCCCGCCGTCGCGTCCTCCAGGGCGCCGGCGTCGCCGCGGTCGCCGGACTGGCCGGCTGTGGCGGTGGCGACGGCTCCGATTCGAACAGCATCGAACTGCTCCACGCGTGGTCCGACGGTGACGGCAACGCGGCTATCGGGGCACTCATCGAGGGGTTCCAGGAGGCCCACCCCGACATCGAGTTCGCCGAGGAGCCGGTCAACGGCGCCGCCCGCTCGAACCTCGACCAGGTCGTCCAGAACCGCCTCCAGTCCAACGACCCCCCGAGCACGTTCCAGACGTGGCCGGGCAAGACTCTGGAGAAGTTCGGCGACGCCTACGAGGACATCGAGGGCGACGTCTGGGACCAGGACATGAAGGACAACTACCTGGAGGGCCCACAGGCACAGGCCCAGATGGACGGGACCTTCGTCACGGTCCCGCTGAACATCCACCGCATCAACAACCTGTTCTACAACGCGAACGTGCTGGAATCGGCCGGTGTCGACCCCAGCAACATGTCCAGCCCGAGCGACGTCGTCAACGCCTGCGAGCAGGTGGAACAGAACACCGACGCCGTCCCCTTCGCCCAGCAGACGAGCGGCACCTGGTCGACGACCCAGCTCTGGGAGACCATCCTGCTCGCCGAGGGCGGCATCGACGGCTACGAGGCGTTCATCAACGGCAACGGCAACCGCTCCGAGGTCAAGGCCGCGCTCGACTCCGTCGTCGAACTGGAGGAGTACTACCCGAGCGACGCCTCCTCGCTCAGCTTCACGGAGGCCAACACGATGGTGATGGAAGGCAACGCCGCGTTCATCCACCAGGGCGACTGGGCCGCCGGCGCCTACAGCGGCAACGACGAGTTCAACTACGGCGAGCAGTGGGGGCAGGTCACCTACCCCGGGACGGAGGGGAGCTACCTCCTGAACATGGACTCGTTCCCCTTCCTCGCAAACAACCCCTCGCCGGAGGCGACCAAGACCTTCCTCAGCTACTGTGGCAGCAGCGAGGGACAGGTCCTGTTCAACGCCGAGAAGGGGTCGATTCCGCCCCGGAGCGACGCCGACGTCTCCAGTCTCAACCAGTTCCAGCAGGACCAGTACGATGACTTCAACAACGCCGACAACCAGCCCCCGTCCATCGAACACGGGCTGGCCGTCGCCCCGGGCGTGAAGACGAACATCAGCGACGCGTTCAGCAGCTTCCTTGAGACGTCCGACGCCTCGGCCACCGCCGACGCGCTCATCGACGCGTTCAACTGA
- a CDS encoding Nramp family divalent metal transporter — translation MGDRDRPRDGADDVYASPEDMDYPTASYTPVAYDNLDAAPESESQPERGTGGSFGLLDLPKVPKLKYIVGPSAIMLGASLGSGETLFWPTLVARYGWALFGLFLLAAAVHFVVNTEIQRWTLATGESVFRGTERLHPAVPLALLAGGFVSLGWPGWAASAAKIGAAGLSLGTYELLGTQLAGWRLLGIVLMVFTWLTYQLTPLMYNVVERLQLLLVSLSIFFAVVLFALVGSVEALASIPANVSLSGNQLPLESIAVLLGALAYAGAGGYLNLSQSLWIREKGYGMGRYQGRIKNPFAGDEPETVHRDGFTFVPERVNLDRWRGWWRVTQLEHLLTFLVGLVVVTGVLTSIAFTYASGSAETAVDMWLVEIVPAVGPLASSVIYILLFLALFTTEYAIVESFVRNSSDVIYELYGREAGWSLPRLFWTLLTVFCLWGIVILLSPLAAQDPFGLLVVGAAMSGLMMWPYILAIQLVNTVRLPEHTMPGWGRVVSMWFAAGFFGYFSVLLVGTFLSARAGLDAFAVDPFVAGSAAGGYALWLGYAAVQVAVMYYVARAKRAATGTVADADRAKGWFP, via the coding sequence ATGGGTGACAGAGACAGACCACGCGACGGCGCTGACGACGTCTACGCGTCGCCGGAGGATATGGACTACCCCACCGCGTCGTACACGCCGGTCGCGTACGACAACCTCGACGCGGCCCCCGAGAGCGAGTCCCAGCCCGAACGCGGGACCGGCGGTTCGTTCGGACTGCTCGACCTCCCCAAAGTGCCGAAGCTGAAGTACATCGTCGGGCCGAGCGCCATCATGCTCGGCGCCTCGCTGGGCAGCGGCGAGACGCTGTTCTGGCCGACGCTGGTCGCCCGCTACGGGTGGGCGCTGTTCGGGCTCTTCCTGCTCGCCGCGGCCGTCCACTTCGTCGTGAACACCGAGATACAGCGCTGGACGCTCGCGACCGGCGAGAGCGTCTTCCGCGGCACCGAGCGGCTCCACCCGGCCGTCCCGCTCGCGCTGCTCGCCGGCGGGTTCGTCAGCCTCGGCTGGCCCGGGTGGGCGGCGAGCGCCGCCAAAATCGGGGCCGCCGGACTCTCGCTGGGCACCTACGAGCTCCTCGGGACCCAGCTCGCCGGCTGGCGACTGCTCGGCATCGTCCTCATGGTGTTCACCTGGCTCACCTACCAGCTGACGCCGCTGATGTACAACGTCGTCGAGCGCCTCCAGCTCCTGCTCGTCTCGCTCTCTATCTTCTTCGCCGTGGTGCTGTTTGCCCTCGTGGGCTCGGTGGAGGCGCTGGCGTCGATACCCGCGAACGTCTCGCTGAGCGGCAATCAACTGCCACTCGAGAGCATCGCCGTCCTGCTCGGCGCGCTGGCCTACGCCGGGGCCGGCGGCTATCTGAACCTCTCACAGAGCCTCTGGATACGCGAGAAGGGGTACGGGATGGGCCGCTATCAGGGCCGTATCAAGAACCCCTTTGCCGGCGACGAACCCGAGACGGTCCACCGCGACGGGTTCACGTTCGTGCCCGAGCGGGTCAACCTCGACCGGTGGCGCGGCTGGTGGCGCGTCACACAGCTCGAACACCTGCTCACCTTCCTCGTCGGCCTCGTCGTCGTGACGGGCGTTCTCACCTCCATCGCGTTCACCTACGCGTCGGGGTCCGCCGAGACGGCCGTCGACATGTGGCTCGTCGAAATCGTCCCCGCCGTGGGGCCACTCGCCAGCAGCGTCATCTACATCCTGCTGTTTCTCGCGCTGTTTACCACCGAGTACGCCATCGTGGAGTCGTTCGTCCGCAACAGCTCCGACGTGATATACGAGCTGTACGGCCGCGAGGCCGGCTGGAGCCTCCCGCGGCTGTTCTGGACGCTGCTGACCGTGTTCTGTCTCTGGGGCATCGTCATCCTCCTCTCGCCGCTGGCCGCCCAGGACCCCTTCGGGCTCCTCGTTGTGGGCGCCGCGATGTCGGGGCTGATGATGTGGCCCTACATCCTCGCCATCCAGCTCGTCAACACGGTGCGGCTCCCCGAACACACGATGCCCGGCTGGGGACGGGTCGTCTCGATGTGGTTCGCGGCCGGCTTCTTCGGCTACTTCAGCGTCCTGCTCGTCGGCACCTTCCTGTCGGCCCGCGCCGGACTCGACGCCTTCGCCGTCGACCCGTTCGTCGCCGGGAGCGCCGCCGGGGGGTACGCCCTGTGGCTGGGGTACGCCGCCGTCCAGGTCGCCGTCATGTACTACGTCGCGAGGGCCAAACGGGCCGCGACCGGAACCGTGGCCGACGCCGACCGCGCGAAGGGCTGGTTCCCGTGA
- a CDS encoding LUD domain-containing protein, translated as MTASSRETKAAHIRHILETEGDAVSTNTQGFNDGRYESVAKLEDYEALKDEARAIKEDAIERLPSLLSQLRETVEENGGTLYVADDAADANDYVRNVVSEADGERVVKSKSMTSEEMELNEALSEDDVDVVETDLGEWVLQVADEAPSHIVAPAIHKSREAIAELFTERFDPDEPLETAEDLTMFARRKLAEKITAADVGVTGANFVAADSGTMALVTSEGNARKTVTATDTHVAVAGVEKVVPTVEDLHPFVELIGRSGTGQDITSYVSLLTPPVDSPTLDFEADELGPADDREFHLVLIDNGRMAMRDDEDLRETLYCIRCSACSNSCANFQQVGGHAFGGETYSGGIATGWEAGVEGLDTAGEFNDLCTGCSRCVNACPVGIDIPWINTAVRDRVNRDGETDLDWLVEGLTPDEEPGGVSLQKRLFGNFATLARLGSATAPVSNWLADNPVSRRVLERVAGVDRRRALPAFRRETLRAWMADRPPVPDPEREVVLFPDLYTNHVQVERGKAAVRALEALGVAVRLADVSASGRAPLSQGMVATARDHAESVADDLLAHVDAGRDVVVIEPSDHALFQREYEKLLDEKRYERLRANSYEILEYVYGCLENGADADALRDGAGEEIAYHSHCQQRTLGVERYTEAVLEELGFDVVTSDVECCGMAGSFGYKQEYYDVSMAVGEELEAQFTTADTDERTVVASGTSCEEQLDDLLGRSPKHPVELLTPVVRTERVSGEPGA; from the coding sequence GTGACGGCGAGCAGTCGCGAGACGAAGGCGGCACACATCCGCCACATCCTCGAAACCGAAGGCGACGCCGTCTCGACGAACACCCAGGGGTTCAACGACGGGCGCTACGAGTCGGTCGCGAAACTCGAGGACTACGAGGCGCTGAAAGACGAAGCACGCGCCATCAAAGAGGACGCCATCGAGCGTCTCCCCTCGCTGCTGTCCCAGCTTCGGGAGACCGTCGAGGAAAACGGCGGGACCCTCTACGTCGCCGACGACGCGGCCGACGCGAACGACTACGTCCGGAACGTCGTCAGCGAGGCCGACGGCGAGCGCGTCGTCAAGAGCAAGTCGATGACCTCCGAGGAGATGGAGCTCAACGAGGCCCTCTCCGAGGACGACGTCGACGTCGTCGAGACCGACCTGGGCGAGTGGGTGCTCCAGGTCGCCGACGAGGCCCCCTCACACATCGTCGCGCCGGCGATACACAAGTCGCGGGAGGCCATCGCCGAGCTGTTCACCGAGCGGTTCGACCCGGACGAACCCTTAGAGACCGCCGAGGACCTCACCATGTTCGCCCGGCGGAAGCTGGCCGAGAAGATAACGGCGGCCGATGTCGGCGTGACCGGCGCGAACTTCGTCGCCGCCGACTCGGGGACGATGGCGCTCGTGACCAGCGAGGGCAACGCCCGCAAGACCGTCACCGCGACGGACACTCACGTCGCCGTCGCCGGCGTCGAGAAAGTAGTCCCCACGGTCGAGGACCTCCACCCGTTCGTCGAGCTCATCGGCCGCTCGGGCACCGGCCAGGACATCACCTCCTACGTCTCGCTTTTGACCCCGCCCGTCGACTCGCCGACACTGGACTTCGAGGCGGACGAACTCGGGCCGGCCGACGACCGGGAGTTCCATCTCGTGTTGATAGACAACGGCCGGATGGCGATGCGCGACGACGAGGACCTGCGGGAGACGCTGTACTGTATCCGGTGTTCGGCGTGTTCGAACTCCTGTGCGAACTTCCAGCAGGTCGGCGGCCACGCCTTCGGCGGCGAGACCTACTCCGGCGGCATCGCGACCGGCTGGGAGGCCGGCGTCGAGGGGCTCGACACCGCCGGCGAGTTCAACGACCTCTGTACGGGCTGTTCGCGCTGCGTGAACGCCTGTCCCGTCGGCATCGACATCCCCTGGATAAACACCGCCGTCCGCGACCGGGTGAACCGCGACGGGGAGACCGACCTCGACTGGCTCGTGGAGGGGCTCACGCCCGACGAGGAGCCCGGCGGCGTCTCGCTCCAGAAGCGGCTGTTCGGGAACTTCGCCACGCTGGCGCGGCTGGGGAGCGCCACGGCGCCCGTCTCGAACTGGCTGGCCGACAACCCCGTCTCGCGGCGGGTGCTAGAGCGCGTGGCGGGGGTCGACCGCCGGCGCGCGCTCCCGGCGTTCCGGCGCGAGACGCTGCGGGCGTGGATGGCCGACCGGCCGCCCGTCCCCGACCCGGAGCGTGAGGTGGTCCTCTTCCCGGACCTATACACGAACCACGTCCAAGTCGAGCGGGGGAAGGCGGCCGTCCGGGCGCTCGAAGCGCTCGGCGTCGCGGTCCGTCTCGCGGACGTGTCCGCGAGCGGTCGCGCCCCGCTGTCCCAGGGGATGGTCGCGACGGCCCGAGACCACGCCGAGTCGGTCGCCGACGACCTCCTCGCACACGTCGACGCCGGCCGCGACGTGGTCGTCATCGAACCGAGCGACCACGCCCTCTTCCAGCGCGAGTACGAGAAGTTGCTGGACGAAAAGCGCTACGAGCGGCTGCGGGCGAACAGCTACGAGATACTGGAGTACGTCTACGGCTGTCTGGAGAACGGCGCGGACGCCGACGCGCTCCGCGACGGGGCGGGCGAGGAAATCGCCTACCACAGCCACTGCCAGCAGCGCACGCTGGGCGTTGAGCGGTACACCGAGGCCGTGCTGGAAGAACTCGGGTTCGACGTCGTCACCTCCGACGTGGAGTGCTGTGGGATGGCCGGGAGCTTCGGCTACAAGCAGGAGTACTACGACGTGAGCATGGCCGTGGGGGAAGAGCTGGAAGCGCAGTTCACCACGGCCGACACCGACGAACGGACGGTCGTCGCCAGCGGGACCTCCTGCGAGGAACAGCTTGACGACCTGCTGGGCCGGTCCCCGAAGCACCCGGTCGAACTGCTCACGCCGGTCGTCCGCACCGAGCGGGTCAGCGGGGAGCCAGGCGCCTGA
- a CDS encoding FAD-linked oxidase C-terminal domain-containing protein, which produces MAGPEPTRSAPAAEPRTGYEHTGGEVNRPALVESLSARVDGDVRFDEYSRQSYATDASIYEVPPVGVVFPASTADVAAVVETCASVDVPVLPRGGGTSLAGQTVNEAVVLDFTRYMDDVRTVDPGGRTARAQVGTTLGDLNADLADHGLKFAPDPAWGDKSALGGAIGNNSTGAHSLQYGKTDHYVESCEVVLSDGTVTEFGELSVAELRERAGDDDLESRIYAAVVDVLDDHGDEIAAAYPDLKRNVSGYNLDRLVAEADGEFGEAGTVNLARLLAGSEGTLAIVTEATVSLEPVPETKAMALLTYGDLIDAMADVAPILEHDPAAVEILDDVMIDLARDTAEFEDVAAILPDGTRATLLVEFYAEDDSEGRELVDRLLADRLDGTASVTDEPVRAAEGLEAHDEAEREKFWKLRKSGLPILLSRTSDAKHVAFIEDTGVPPENLPEYVADFQEVLEAHDTFASFYAHAGPGVLHIRPLVNTKTVEGVETMVSIADDVTDLVVEYGGSVSGEHGDGRARTCWNEKLYGTDVWDVFRELKTAFDPEWLLNPGQVVGVDDAAVEAGTAPPRARTVDMATQLRFDPEYDVDAGLAPTLEWDNENGMEGMVELCHGCGGCRGPQETTGSVMCPTYRAADEELTATRGRANMLRQAMSGDLPDDPTDEQFVEEILDLCIGCKGCKRDCPSGVDMAKLKAEVTHAHHQEHGASLRDKLFANVDTLFALGSRVAPVANLLGSLPGSGALLEKTVGIARERHPPTLRSETFADWFDARERRLSTDEATRSAVLFADAYTNHVHPEVGKAAVEVLEAAGVHVTLLSGHTDSGRPAYSKGLLDDARSTAEGVVDALEPYVDAGRDVVVVEPSDAVMLQSDYLDLLGSDERTTAVATHTYGLCEYLDAFDLDRDIPSRRWPTRSRRRGPGRSSLPVLASPPDHRTSEKSICLPTNNQRLLADRTEREYMSQTSTESVRERFRDRLRDFDVESTVVPPDEVAATIERIASSPAVGVEPDDASYDFPDAVQTEFSPSDLEAAATGVTPATLGISDYGSVVVPTTESGVEPVSLFADQHVAVLEADDIVPGMDDGLAEIGERSRQSGFSGVIATGPSATADMGALVKGAHGPKTVHVVVVDP; this is translated from the coding sequence ATGGCGGGACCCGAACCGACCCGCTCGGCCCCCGCCGCCGAGCCGCGGACGGGATACGAGCACACGGGCGGCGAGGTGAACCGGCCCGCGCTGGTCGAGAGCCTCAGCGCCCGCGTGGACGGCGACGTCCGGTTCGACGAGTACTCCCGGCAGTCGTACGCGACCGACGCCAGCATCTACGAGGTGCCGCCGGTCGGCGTCGTCTTCCCGGCCTCGACCGCCGACGTGGCGGCCGTCGTCGAGACCTGTGCGTCCGTCGACGTGCCGGTCCTGCCGCGGGGCGGGGGGACGAGTCTCGCCGGCCAGACGGTCAACGAGGCCGTCGTGCTCGATTTCACCCGGTACATGGACGACGTGCGAACCGTCGACCCCGGCGGCCGCACCGCCCGGGCGCAGGTCGGGACGACGCTGGGCGACCTCAACGCCGACCTCGCCGACCACGGGCTGAAGTTCGCCCCCGACCCCGCGTGGGGCGATAAGTCCGCGCTCGGGGGCGCTATCGGCAACAACTCCACCGGCGCCCACTCGCTGCAGTACGGCAAGACCGACCACTACGTCGAGTCCTGCGAGGTCGTCCTCTCGGACGGCACCGTCACCGAGTTCGGCGAGCTATCGGTCGCGGAGCTGCGCGAGCGCGCCGGGGACGACGACCTGGAGAGCCGGATATACGCCGCCGTCGTCGACGTGCTCGACGACCACGGCGACGAGATAGCGGCGGCCTACCCCGACCTGAAGCGCAACGTCTCGGGGTACAACCTCGACCGGCTCGTCGCCGAGGCCGACGGCGAGTTCGGGGAGGCCGGCACCGTGAACCTCGCGCGGCTGCTGGCCGGCAGCGAGGGGACCCTGGCGATAGTCACGGAAGCGACCGTCTCGCTGGAACCCGTCCCCGAGACGAAGGCGATGGCCCTGCTCACGTACGGGGACCTCATAGACGCGATGGCCGACGTGGCGCCGATACTCGAACACGACCCCGCGGCCGTCGAAATCCTCGACGACGTGATGATAGACCTCGCTCGGGACACCGCCGAGTTCGAGGACGTGGCGGCCATCCTCCCCGACGGCACGCGGGCGACGCTGCTCGTCGAGTTCTACGCCGAGGACGACAGCGAGGGCCGGGAGCTTGTCGACCGGCTGCTGGCCGACCGGCTCGACGGGACGGCCTCGGTGACTGACGAGCCGGTTCGGGCCGCCGAGGGGCTGGAGGCCCACGACGAGGCCGAGCGCGAGAAGTTCTGGAAGCTCCGGAAGTCGGGGCTCCCCATCCTGCTCTCGCGGACGAGCGACGCCAAACACGTCGCGTTCATCGAGGACACTGGCGTGCCGCCGGAGAACCTCCCCGAGTACGTCGCCGACTTCCAGGAGGTGCTGGAGGCCCACGACACGTTCGCGTCGTTCTACGCGCACGCGGGCCCGGGCGTCCTGCACATCCGCCCGCTGGTGAACACGAAGACCGTCGAAGGCGTGGAGACGATGGTCTCCATCGCCGACGACGTGACCGACCTCGTCGTCGAGTACGGCGGGTCGGTGTCGGGCGAACACGGCGACGGCCGCGCCCGGACGTGCTGGAACGAGAAGCTGTACGGAACCGACGTGTGGGACGTGTTCCGGGAACTCAAGACCGCGTTCGACCCCGAGTGGCTGTTGAACCCGGGACAGGTCGTCGGCGTCGACGACGCGGCCGTCGAGGCCGGCACGGCGCCCCCGCGGGCCCGCACCGTGGATATGGCCACCCAGCTGCGCTTCGACCCGGAGTACGACGTCGACGCCGGGCTGGCGCCGACCCTGGAGTGGGACAACGAGAACGGCATGGAGGGGATGGTCGAACTCTGTCACGGCTGTGGCGGCTGTCGCGGCCCCCAGGAGACCACCGGGAGCGTGATGTGTCCGACCTACCGGGCCGCCGACGAGGAGCTGACCGCCACGCGGGGCCGGGCGAACATGCTCCGGCAGGCCATGAGCGGCGACCTCCCGGACGACCCCACGGACGAGCAGTTCGTCGAGGAGATACTCGACCTCTGTATCGGCTGTAAGGGGTGCAAGCGTGACTGTCCCAGCGGCGTCGACATGGCGAAGCTGAAAGCGGAGGTCACACACGCCCACCACCAGGAACACGGCGCGAGCCTGCGGGACAAGCTGTTCGCGAACGTCGACACGCTGTTCGCGCTGGGGAGCCGCGTCGCCCCGGTCGCGAACCTGCTCGGGTCGCTCCCCGGGAGCGGGGCGCTCCTTGAGAAGACCGTCGGCATCGCCCGCGAGCGGCACCCGCCGACGCTGCGCTCGGAGACGTTCGCCGACTGGTTCGACGCCCGCGAGCGGCGGCTATCGACCGACGAGGCGACCCGGAGCGCCGTCCTGTTCGCGGACGCGTACACGAACCACGTCCACCCCGAAGTCGGGAAGGCGGCCGTCGAGGTGCTCGAAGCGGCGGGCGTCCACGTCACCCTGCTCTCCGGGCACACCGACAGCGGCCGTCCGGCCTACTCCAAGGGGCTGCTGGACGACGCCCGGTCGACCGCCGAGGGCGTGGTCGACGCGCTCGAACCGTACGTCGACGCCGGCCGCGACGTGGTCGTCGTCGAGCCCTCCGACGCGGTGATGCTCCAGTCGGACTACCTCGACCTGCTGGGCAGCGACGAGCGGACGACGGCCGTCGCGACACACACGTACGGCCTGTGTGAGTATCTCGACGCGTTCGACTTAGACCGGGACATCCCGTCGAGGCGCTGGCCGACGCGCTCGCGACGGCGCGGTCCCGGCCGTAGCTCCCTCCCTGTTTTGGCGTCGCCACCGGACCATCGAACGAGTGAGAAATCGATATGTTTACCGACAAACAACCAACGGCTACTTGCCGACCGAACGGAGCGAGAGTACATGTCACAGACCAGCACTGAATCGGTACGCGAGCGGTTTCGGGACCGGCTTCGGGACTTCGACGTCGAGTCGACCGTCGTCCCTCCCGACGAGGTGGCGGCGACGATAGAACGCATCGCGTCGTCCCCGGCCGTCGGCGTCGAGCCCGACGACGCGAGCTACGACTTCCCCGACGCGGTCCAGACGGAGTTTTCGCCGTCGGACCTCGAAGCGGCCGCGACCGGCGTCACCCCGGCGACGCTGGGCATCAGCGACTACGGGAGCGTCGTCGTCCCGACCACCGAGTCGGGTGTCGAGCCCGTCAGCCTGTTCGCCGACCAGCACGTCGCCGTCCTCGAGGCCGACGACATCGTCCCGGGGATGGACGACGGGTTGGCGGAAATCGGTGAGCGGTCCCGCCAGTCGGGATTCAGCGGCGTCATCGCGACGGGGCCCAGCGCGACCGCCGACATGGGGGCGCTGGTCAAGGGCGCACACGGCCCGAAGACGGTCCACGTGGTGGTGGTCGACCCGTGA